One window from the genome of Paenibacillus azoreducens encodes:
- a CDS encoding alpha-ketoacid dehydrogenase subunit beta, protein MAVISYIDAVNSALREEMSRDPKVFVLGEDVGFKGGVFKATQGLYEQFGKERVLDTPLAESAIAGVAIGAAAYGFRPVAEMQFADFIMPAVNQIVSEAAKMRYRSNGDWNCPLVIRAPYGGGIHGALYHSQSVEAMFCNVPGLKVVAPSTPYDVKGLLKAAIRDEDPVLFFEHKRCYRMIKGEVPESDYVVPIGKADIKREGKHLTVISYGMTLHFALQAAERLQEEDGYSAHVLDLRTLYPLDKESIIEAAQKTGKVLIVHEDNKEGGLGGEVSAVIAEECLFDLDAPIRRLGSPDVPAMPYNGGMEKFFMLNPDKVYEAMKELAEF, encoded by the coding sequence ATGGCGGTCATTTCATATATCGATGCGGTAAATTCAGCGCTTCGCGAGGAAATGTCTCGGGATCCGAAGGTGTTCGTGTTGGGCGAGGACGTAGGCTTTAAGGGCGGCGTGTTTAAAGCAACGCAAGGGCTGTATGAACAATTCGGGAAGGAGCGCGTGCTGGATACACCTCTTGCCGAATCGGCGATAGCCGGCGTGGCGATCGGTGCTGCGGCTTACGGATTCCGGCCTGTGGCGGAGATGCAGTTCGCGGATTTCATCATGCCGGCCGTTAACCAGATCGTGAGCGAAGCCGCCAAAATGCGTTATCGTTCGAACGGCGATTGGAACTGCCCGCTGGTCATCCGGGCGCCATACGGGGGCGGCATTCACGGCGCGCTCTATCATTCGCAATCCGTGGAGGCGATGTTTTGCAACGTGCCCGGCTTAAAGGTCGTAGCTCCCTCCACTCCGTATGACGTAAAAGGCTTGTTGAAAGCGGCGATACGCGATGAAGATCCGGTGCTGTTCTTCGAACACAAACGCTGTTACCGCATGATTAAAGGTGAGGTGCCGGAAAGCGATTATGTCGTGCCGATCGGAAAAGCGGATATCAAGCGCGAAGGCAAACATTTGACGGTGATCTCGTACGGGATGACGCTGCATTTTGCTCTGCAGGCGGCGGAACGGTTGCAAGAGGAAGACGGATATAGCGCCCATGTTCTTGATTTGCGTACGCTCTATCCGCTTGATAAGGAATCGATCATAGAAGCGGCGCAAAAGACGGGAAAAGTGCTGATCGTGCACGAGGATAATAAAGAAGGCGGCCTCGGAGGGGAAGTGTCGGCCGTCATAGCGGAGGAGTGCCTGTTCGACCTCGATGCGCCGATCAGGCGCCTAGGCAGTCCCGATGTTCCTGCCATGCCTTATAACGGAGGGATGGAAAAGTTCTTCATGCTGAATCCGGACAAAGTTTACGAAGCGATGAAAGAACTGGCTGAATTTTAA
- a CDS encoding thiamine pyrophosphate-dependent dehydrogenase E1 component subunit alpha, translating to MEKGMLNRHHALGLTDQQALGMYRDMLLARKIDERSWILNRAGKLPFVVSCQGQEAAQVGAAYAMDRKKDYLCPYYRDMGVVIPFGMTARDLMLNAFARAEDPNSGGRQMPGHYGGKKYRILSGSSPVTTQVPHAVGLALAGRMEGRDLVVFTSFGEGSSNQGDFHEGANFAGVYKLPVIFFCENNRYAISVPYDKQVACKSIADRAASYGFPGVSVDGSDPLEVYAAMKEAVARARRGEGPTLIEARCARFTPHSSDDDDRHYRPKGEVEEEKKKDPVLLFTRYLREAGVLNDSIENEIHDWVAKEVDEATEYAENAPSPAPESTLKHVYAE from the coding sequence ATGGAGAAAGGAATGTTGAACAGGCATCACGCTTTGGGTTTGACGGACCAGCAGGCGCTTGGCATGTACCGGGACATGTTGCTGGCGCGAAAAATCGATGAACGGTCATGGATCCTTAATCGTGCCGGCAAGCTTCCGTTCGTCGTCTCTTGCCAGGGACAGGAGGCGGCCCAAGTCGGTGCGGCCTATGCCATGGATAGAAAGAAAGATTACTTGTGCCCCTATTACCGGGATATGGGTGTAGTTATTCCATTCGGGATGACGGCGCGGGATCTGATGCTTAATGCATTCGCCCGGGCGGAGGATCCAAATAGTGGAGGCAGGCAGATGCCAGGCCATTACGGCGGGAAAAAATATCGGATCCTATCGGGGTCCAGCCCGGTAACGACCCAAGTGCCTCATGCCGTAGGCCTGGCGCTTGCAGGGAGGATGGAAGGCAGGGATCTCGTCGTGTTCACTTCGTTCGGCGAGGGCTCCAGCAATCAGGGCGATTTCCACGAAGGCGCGAACTTCGCCGGGGTTTACAAGCTACCTGTCATCTTCTTTTGTGAAAATAACCGATACGCCATTTCCGTCCCATATGACAAGCAGGTCGCTTGCAAAAGCATTGCCGACCGTGCCGCCTCGTACGGCTTTCCAGGCGTCAGTGTCGACGGGAGCGATCCGCTTGAAGTGTACGCGGCTATGAAAGAGGCGGTAGCCCGGGCGAGAAGAGGCGAGGGACCGACGCTGATCGAAGCGCGCTGCGCCCGCTTTACGCCGCACTCCTCGGATGACGACGATCGCCATTATCGGCCGAAAGGCGAAGTGGAGGAAGAGAAGAAGAAAGATCCCGTTCTTCTTTTTACCCGTTATTTGAGAGAAGCCGGAGTGCTGAACGATTCCATCGAGAACGAAATTCATGATTGGGTCGCGAAGGAAGTGGATGAGGCGACGGAATATGCTGAGAACGCACCGTCTCCGGCGCCGGAATCGACGCTGAAGCACGTTTATGCCGAATAA
- the lpdA gene encoding dihydrolipoyl dehydrogenase, with translation MAGNEFDLVVLGGGMGGYVAAIRASQLGMRVAVIEKDKLGGTCLHRGCIPSKALLRSAEVLHTVAQSHAFGVKVSDFSIDFTRMQERKQRIVDQLYKGVQHLMKKGNIEVFHGEGRIMGPSIFSPLAGAVAVTCADGESDILVPKHLLIATGSRPRQLPGLEADGMHVLTSDEALQLERLPRSVLVIGGGTIGIEWASLLSDLGVEVQIVEFAERILPLEDADISKEMARLFKKRKIAIHTGAKVLPDTLRKVGDLVTIQAERDGGPIELQAEKILVAVGRAANVENIGLENTEVVVERGTIQVNAHFQTAENHIYAIGDVIGGLQLAHVAVSEGISAVEHMSGLAPLPVDYTQVPKATYSRPEISSIGWTEQAAKEAGFSVKTGTFPFKALGKALIYGENDGFVKLVVNEATDDLLGVHMIGPHVSDLIAEGALAKVLDATPWEIARTIHPHPSLAEIVWEAALAVDKRAIHV, from the coding sequence ATGGCAGGGAACGAGTTTGATTTGGTTGTATTAGGCGGGGGGATGGGCGGTTATGTAGCCGCTATTCGCGCGAGTCAATTGGGTATGCGAGTAGCCGTGATTGAAAAAGACAAACTCGGCGGAACTTGCCTTCATCGGGGTTGTATACCGAGCAAAGCGCTGCTTCGTTCGGCGGAGGTGCTCCACACCGTTGCCCAAAGTCATGCATTCGGCGTGAAGGTGAGCGATTTTTCGATTGATTTTACGCGTATGCAGGAACGGAAACAACGCATCGTGGATCAACTGTATAAAGGCGTTCAACATTTGATGAAAAAAGGAAACATCGAGGTGTTCCATGGTGAAGGCCGGATTATGGGACCGTCGATCTTTTCCCCGCTTGCCGGTGCGGTGGCGGTCACTTGTGCGGATGGAGAGTCCGATATTTTGGTGCCGAAGCACCTGCTTATCGCAACGGGTTCGAGGCCCCGCCAGCTTCCCGGGCTGGAAGCGGACGGCATGCACGTGCTGACGAGCGATGAAGCGCTGCAGTTGGAACGGCTGCCCCGCTCGGTACTTGTGATCGGCGGCGGAACGATCGGCATCGAATGGGCTTCCCTTTTGAGCGATTTGGGCGTGGAGGTGCAGATCGTCGAGTTCGCGGAGCGCATACTTCCACTGGAGGATGCCGACATCAGCAAAGAGATGGCGCGCCTCTTCAAAAAACGCAAAATCGCCATTCACACAGGCGCAAAAGTGCTGCCGGATACGCTTCGGAAAGTAGGGGATTTAGTAACGATTCAAGCCGAGCGTGACGGAGGACCGATCGAATTGCAGGCGGAAAAAATACTGGTTGCGGTTGGTCGTGCGGCGAACGTTGAGAACATTGGCCTCGAGAACACGGAGGTAGTCGTTGAACGTGGCACGATTCAGGTGAATGCGCATTTTCAAACGGCTGAAAATCATATTTATGCCATAGGAGACGTGATTGGAGGCTTGCAACTGGCGCATGTGGCGGTTTCTGAGGGTATATCCGCCGTTGAGCATATGTCTGGTCTCGCCCCGCTTCCGGTCGATTATACGCAAGTTCCGAAAGCGACGTATAGCCGACCGGAAATCTCTAGTATCGGTTGGACGGAACAAGCAGCGAAGGAAGCGGGATTTTCCGTGAAAACAGGCACGTTCCCGTTCAAAGCGCTCGGAAAAGCGTTGATTTACGGGGAGAACGATGGCTTTGTGAAGCTTGTCGTCAATGAAGCGACGGACGACCTGCTCGGCGTTCATATGATCGGCCCGCATGTGTCGGATTTAATCGCAGAAGGCGCACTCGCTAAAGTGCTTGATGCAACACCATGGGAAATCGCCCGCACGATCCATCCGCATCCATCGCTCGCGGAAATCGTCTGGGAAGCGGCTCTGGCTGTCGATAAACGAGCCATTCATGTATAG
- a CDS encoding LysR family transcriptional regulator translates to MDIRQLSYFLVIAKEEQITRAAKALNMEQPPLSRQLKLMEQELGVTLFDRNGKQMKLTPAGESLQRRAESLLHYFNETINEVKDIENGLQGTLSIGSVFSCISLIPQKIGDFREKYPRVHFKILEGDHYTLGEYLENRSIELVITRLPFESNYDPGKYSVLPLPSDPFVVVMPRQWEAYNAQTSLPMKGLADMPLLALKSDKTIRLHERIVDECRRFGFEPNTICECSSVAIIIALVVAGIGATILPKSVMSSFPISEIRMLDLPDTSFQSEVGIVWLKNRYLSKSAQALIDTFRPL, encoded by the coding sequence ATGGACATTCGACAGTTGAGCTATTTTCTCGTCATTGCCAAAGAAGAGCAAATTACACGCGCCGCCAAAGCGTTAAATATGGAGCAGCCGCCTTTGAGCCGGCAGCTTAAACTCATGGAGCAGGAGCTCGGCGTCACGCTGTTTGACCGCAACGGCAAGCAGATGAAGCTGACTCCGGCCGGAGAAAGCTTGCAGCGGAGAGCGGAAAGCCTGCTGCATTATTTCAACGAAACGATCAATGAAGTGAAGGATATTGAAAACGGGCTGCAAGGAACATTATCCATCGGCTCCGTTTTTTCCTGTATTTCATTGATTCCGCAAAAAATCGGCGACTTTCGCGAGAAGTATCCGCGCGTCCATTTTAAGATATTGGAGGGCGACCATTACACGCTCGGTGAATATTTGGAAAACCGGAGCATCGAGCTCGTCATTACGCGCCTTCCGTTCGAGTCGAACTACGATCCCGGCAAATATTCGGTTCTGCCGCTGCCTTCGGATCCGTTCGTCGTCGTGATGCCCAGGCAGTGGGAGGCTTACAATGCGCAAACCTCCCTTCCGATGAAGGGGCTTGCAGACATGCCGCTGCTGGCCTTAAAAAGCGATAAGACGATCCGATTGCATGAAAGAATCGTAGACGAGTGCAGGCGCTTCGGGTTCGAGCCGAATACGATCTGTGAATGCTCCAGCGTGGCCATTATTATCGCGCTTGTCGTCGCAGGCATCGGCGCAACGATTTTGCCGAAGTCCGTCATGTCCTCTTTCCCGATATCAGAAATTAGAATGCTCGATCTCCCGGACACTTCTTTTCAATCCGAGGTCGGCATCGTCTGGCTGAAGAACCGCTACCTTTCTAAAAGCGCGCAAGCACTTATCGATACGTTTAGACCGCTCTAG
- a CDS encoding Leu/Phe/Val dehydrogenase, translated as MDVELFQTMTLDGYEQLVFCQDKKTGLKAIIAIHDTTLGPALGGARMWNYVSEDAAIEDAMRLAKGMTYKHAVSSLNFGGGKSVIIGDPKKDKSEGSLLAFGRFVQSLNGRYITAEDVGTTVEDMDTIARETKYVAGKSGQGSSGNPSPATAFGVYHGMKSAAKEAFGSDSLEGKTVAVQGVGNVAFHLCKHLHEEGAQLIVTDINKEAVMRAVEQFGAKAVDPNEIYDVPCDIYAPCALGATINDDTIVRLRAKVIAGSANNQLKEARHGEQLHSMGIVYAPDYVINAGGVINIAEEWHGYDRERAFLKVKEIYNTLTQIFDITRHEGIPSYLAADRLAENRIRSRQIVQA; from the coding sequence ATCGACGTGGAACTTTTTCAAACGATGACGCTGGACGGATACGAGCAGCTTGTTTTTTGCCAGGACAAGAAGACGGGACTCAAAGCGATCATCGCGATACACGATACGACGCTTGGGCCTGCGCTGGGCGGCGCAAGGATGTGGAATTATGTATCGGAAGACGCCGCCATCGAAGACGCGATGCGCTTGGCCAAAGGGATGACCTATAAGCATGCCGTATCTTCGCTGAACTTTGGCGGAGGGAAGAGCGTCATCATCGGCGATCCGAAAAAAGACAAAAGCGAAGGCAGTCTTCTCGCATTCGGTCGTTTTGTACAGAGCCTGAACGGTCGGTATATTACTGCGGAGGATGTCGGTACGACGGTCGAAGACATGGACACCATAGCTAGAGAAACGAAGTATGTAGCGGGCAAATCGGGCCAGGGTTCTTCCGGGAATCCTTCACCTGCAACCGCTTTCGGAGTCTATCACGGCATGAAATCCGCCGCCAAAGAAGCGTTCGGTTCCGACTCACTAGAGGGGAAAACGGTAGCCGTCCAAGGCGTAGGCAATGTTGCCTTCCATTTATGTAAGCACCTTCATGAAGAAGGAGCGCAGTTGATCGTGACCGACATTAATAAAGAGGCGGTTATGAGAGCCGTCGAGCAATTTGGCGCCAAGGCCGTCGATCCGAACGAGATTTATGACGTCCCTTGTGATATATACGCCCCATGTGCGCTGGGTGCCACAATAAATGATGATACGATCGTTCGGCTGCGGGCGAAGGTGATTGCCGGGTCTGCGAACAATCAGTTAAAGGAAGCGCGGCACGGTGAACAGCTTCATAGCATGGGCATTGTGTATGCACCAGACTATGTCATCAATGCAGGAGGCGTCATTAATATTGCGGAAGAATGGCATGGTTACGACCGGGAGCGGGCCTTTCTTAAAGTAAAAGAGATTTACAATACCCTCACGCAAATTTTCGATATCACGAGACACGAAGGGATACCATCGTACTTGGCGGCGGATCGCCTCGCCGAGAACCGCATCCGTTCGCGGCAAATCGTTCAAGCTTAA
- a CDS encoding GNAT family N-acetyltransferase, with the protein MALNSHYVLDNEIEIVKADLKEFAIHYTIYRENIFFRQSWERRISIFAEDAPCYWITFKNRRIGGVCIEPNLLSSFFLETPFQDILRVLIPLKKFLIHCSDPSKPIEAFGILPYETEHFLRLGFLPSESRRVMIRPTEIFEPQEWGEEFEAVAPGMDQIDRIAEMLHESYSDIDRIGYPGDNTIDSQRTALEYYFVHNQDEILKSASTIIYDKQHNNIVAVCLISLWEDLPLVSNIAVMPQYRSRQLATKLLKKAVTVLKEKYDVIRLFVTIGNSAEALYYRLGFYPGLEQTTFHLPLRDRSF; encoded by the coding sequence GTGGCTCTGAATTCACATTACGTATTAGATAACGAGATCGAGATCGTAAAAGCCGACTTAAAAGAATTTGCAATCCACTATACTATATATCGGGAAAATATATTTTTCAGACAGAGCTGGGAAAGGCGGATATCGATTTTCGCTGAGGATGCTCCTTGCTATTGGATTACATTCAAGAACCGTCGGATCGGTGGGGTATGCATCGAACCCAACTTATTATCGTCTTTTTTCTTGGAAACGCCTTTTCAGGATATATTGCGGGTTTTGATTCCATTAAAAAAGTTTCTGATCCACTGCTCTGATCCGAGCAAGCCAATAGAAGCATTCGGGATACTGCCGTATGAAACTGAGCATTTTTTGCGTTTGGGCTTTTTGCCTTCAGAATCAAGGCGCGTTATGATCAGACCCACGGAAATATTTGAGCCGCAAGAGTGGGGAGAGGAATTTGAAGCTGTCGCACCCGGCATGGATCAGATCGATCGAATTGCTGAAATGCTGCATGAATCCTATTCAGACATCGATCGCATCGGTTATCCTGGAGATAATACTATCGACAGTCAGAGGACCGCACTTGAATATTACTTTGTACATAACCAAGATGAGATTTTGAAATCGGCGTCCACCATTATTTATGACAAGCAGCATAACAACATCGTTGCGGTGTGTTTGATATCGTTATGGGAAGATCTTCCGTTAGTATCGAATATTGCCGTCATGCCCCAATACCGCAGCAGGCAGCTCGCGACAAAGTTATTAAAGAAGGCTGTAACGGTATTAAAGGAGAAATATGATGTTATTCGTCTTTTCGTCACTATTGGGAACTCGGCAGAAGCTTTATATTACCGCCTTGGTTTTTATCCGGGGTTGGAGCAGACGACGTTTCATCTGCCGCTTCGAGATAGATCATTCTAG
- a CDS encoding GerAB/ArcD/ProY family transporter, whose translation MNKEQISSVQLGLMMYLMVGGTSILVVPSFTAMFAGQDMWISPILGSIFGVVNVWIAWRIHRMHPGKTWIQQVKGVFGRVLGNVICAIIIFFQIDAIGLITREYAEFIVQAFLSQTPLVMIIASIVLTCSFAVRSGVEVIGRFALIFGPIFFLFVLAIFLFLMPEYRFSNILPVFGRGINPALKGSLEPSLWFMEFWFISSFYPLVRKEDNGLKAGMFAVLFMMLTMALTNFTCLFMYGEATANLTFPFLSASRYINISDFFSHVEAIVMALWILGGFVQISMWYFTLVQSTSQWLKLKDYRLLVFPVGLLIGGFSIWVAKNFQQMLQFFPTGGAGYSICFLFLFPILLLMAAWIRRKIAS comes from the coding sequence ATGAATAAAGAGCAAATTTCAAGCGTGCAATTAGGGTTGATGATGTACCTGATGGTTGGAGGCACCTCAATCCTTGTCGTACCCTCGTTTACAGCCATGTTTGCAGGCCAGGATATGTGGATTTCGCCGATACTCGGATCCATTTTCGGTGTAGTTAATGTATGGATAGCATGGCGGATTCATCGCATGCATCCGGGCAAAACATGGATACAGCAGGTAAAAGGCGTATTCGGCCGCGTATTGGGAAACGTTATTTGCGCTATTATTATCTTCTTTCAAATCGACGCCATCGGATTAATTACCCGGGAGTACGCCGAATTTATCGTACAAGCTTTTTTGTCCCAAACGCCGCTGGTGATGATCATTGCCAGCATTGTGCTGACATGTTCGTTCGCCGTGCGGTCAGGCGTGGAAGTGATCGGCAGGTTCGCGCTTATTTTCGGGCCGATTTTCTTTTTGTTTGTGCTGGCCATTTTCCTGTTTTTAATGCCGGAGTATCGCTTTTCGAATATTCTTCCGGTTTTCGGCAGAGGGATCAACCCTGCATTAAAAGGTTCTTTGGAGCCTTCATTATGGTTTATGGAGTTTTGGTTTATTTCCTCATTCTATCCGCTCGTGCGAAAAGAAGATAACGGCCTGAAAGCGGGCATGTTTGCTGTTTTGTTCATGATGCTGACGATGGCGCTTACGAACTTTACGTGTTTGTTTATGTACGGGGAAGCGACAGCCAATTTGACGTTTCCTTTTCTATCTGCGTCGCGTTACATCAATATCTCGGATTTTTTTTCGCATGTGGAGGCCATTGTGATGGCGTTATGGATATTGGGCGGATTCGTCCAAATTTCCATGTGGTATTTCACGCTTGTGCAAAGTACGTCACAATGGCTCAAGCTTAAGGACTACCGTTTGCTTGTGTTTCCGGTCGGTTTGCTGATCGGCGGATTCAGCATATGGGTCGCGAAAAATTTTCAGCAGATGCTGCAATTTTTTCCGACGGGAGGGGCGGGATACTCCATTTGCTTCTTGTTTCTTTTTCCGATTCTGCTGTTGATGGCCGCCTGGATCCGGCGCAAAATAGCATCTTGA
- a CDS encoding Ger(x)C family spore germination protein — protein sequence MKRIGKLIRTAILLLMIPLLGGCWDRTEVNDLALIMAASLDAGKNGTIELSVQVFTPNQTSGGGSGINSSDSGSDTFIVQSASGTDFADASSRLQELLPRKVFWGHGEVFVFGEQLAKKGIIDQMDFLFRHPQPRERAYVFISKGKAKDILSMNTRIERDSAETLREMATLSVGTGVSLRDLNDMLTGRAKAAMVPLIEKKEGPGGNVFPYISGAAVLKGGKLTAQFSDMLKRETQLIRGELKVFNVTFPVKENKGREDGLMSVRVVKCRTKLIPRIDRNRWSVTVRVEGEGGVLQNASRANVMKPAELPRLEAQLNQEIGQRIESAFRLIQREAKADVFGVADAFWRKYPKQWTKEQKRWNEIFSEIDIHAEANVKILWPGFSGKSFK from the coding sequence ATGAAGCGGATCGGAAAACTTATTCGGACGGCTATCCTGCTTCTGATGATCCCACTGCTCGGAGGCTGCTGGGACCGCACGGAAGTAAATGATCTGGCTTTGATTATGGCAGCTAGTCTTGATGCCGGTAAAAACGGAACCATTGAGCTATCGGTGCAGGTATTTACGCCGAACCAAACGAGCGGAGGGGGATCAGGCATAAATAGCAGCGATTCTGGCAGCGACACGTTTATTGTCCAGAGCGCGAGCGGAACCGATTTTGCCGATGCATCTTCAAGGCTGCAAGAGCTGCTGCCGCGCAAAGTTTTCTGGGGCCATGGCGAAGTATTTGTTTTCGGTGAACAGCTTGCTAAAAAAGGTATCATCGACCAGATGGATTTCCTCTTCCGCCATCCGCAGCCCCGCGAGCGGGCATATGTCTTCATCAGTAAAGGAAAAGCCAAGGATATTCTGAGCATGAATACGCGGATTGAACGGGACAGCGCCGAGACGCTTCGCGAAATGGCCACCCTTTCGGTTGGAACCGGCGTTTCGCTCAGGGACTTGAACGATATGCTTACAGGTAGAGCCAAAGCCGCAATGGTTCCGCTCATCGAAAAGAAAGAGGGACCGGGCGGCAATGTTTTTCCCTATATATCCGGAGCAGCCGTGCTAAAGGGAGGGAAACTGACGGCTCAATTTAGCGACATGTTGAAGCGGGAGACGCAGCTGATCCGTGGTGAGCTGAAAGTGTTCAACGTTACGTTTCCAGTGAAAGAAAACAAAGGCCGGGAGGACGGACTGATGTCCGTACGTGTCGTCAAGTGCCGCACAAAACTCATCCCCCGGATCGACAGAAACCGCTGGAGCGTTACCGTGCGCGTAGAAGGGGAAGGTGGCGTGCTGCAGAACGCATCCCGTGCGAATGTAATGAAGCCGGCAGAACTGCCGCGTTTGGAAGCGCAGCTCAATCAGGAAATCGGCCAGCGGATCGAATCGGCATTTCGTTTGATTCAAAGAGAAGCCAAAGCCGATGTATTCGGGGTAGCGGATGCCTTTTGGAGAAAATACCCGAAACAATGGACCAAGGAGCAAAAACGCTGGAACGAGATTTTTTCGGAGATCGACATACATGCTGAAGCAAACGTAAAAATATTATGGCCCGGTTTTTCCGGAAAAAGCTTTAAATGA
- a CDS encoding spore germination protein translates to MQNNKETALSTRLSENMERLQEKYEDCFDVVFHDFNYVRTPSVVVYTVGMTDTEAMNQHVLEPALRETADEGGGLDSLCARLSISSFYQVKTIEQAIAEIGDGNPVLLMDGEDKAVSLCLSKWEKRSITEPEAESVVRGPREGFIETLLVNASMVRRKLRSPSLKMKSMQIGRYSQTEVVIAYIQGVVNPALISEITERLGRIDVDGILESGNIEELIEDNPYSPFPQMQTTERPDVVAANLLQGKAAILIEGTPIALIAPTTIFSFLHSPEDYYQRYFIGSAIRWLRYFFAFLALIGPSFYVAIVTFHQEMIPTTLLLNMAKSREQIPFPALVEALLMEIMFEALREAGVRLPKQIGSAVSIVGALVIGQAAISAGLVSSPMVMVVAITGIASFLIPHFDFGIAIRLLRFPMMLLAGFLGFFGLMIGITLILTHLFALRSFGVPYVTVTSFTHVNQLKDVLVRAPFWKMNIRPRTGYWNRQRQSSGQRPGPDRRGRNS, encoded by the coding sequence ATGCAAAACAACAAAGAAACAGCCCTTTCTACCCGGCTAAGTGAAAATATGGAGCGACTTCAGGAAAAATATGAAGATTGCTTTGACGTTGTATTTCATGATTTCAATTACGTCAGAACTCCTTCGGTAGTAGTTTACACAGTCGGGATGACAGATACCGAAGCAATGAATCAACATGTTCTTGAACCGGCCTTGCGCGAGACGGCGGACGAAGGCGGTGGACTTGATAGCTTGTGTGCACGATTGTCCATCTCGTCCTTTTATCAAGTGAAAACCATTGAGCAGGCAATTGCTGAAATTGGAGACGGAAACCCTGTGCTGCTGATGGATGGAGAGGACAAGGCGGTATCGCTTTGTTTGTCCAAATGGGAGAAACGTTCGATTACGGAACCGGAAGCAGAGTCCGTGGTACGTGGTCCGCGTGAAGGATTCATCGAGACGCTGCTTGTTAATGCGTCCATGGTTCGCCGGAAGCTTAGATCCCCCTCTTTAAAGATGAAATCCATGCAGATTGGGCGGTACTCCCAAACCGAGGTCGTGATTGCTTATATACAAGGGGTTGTTAATCCGGCGCTGATTTCGGAAATTACAGAAAGGCTGGGCCGCATTGACGTGGATGGTATTCTGGAGAGCGGAAATATTGAAGAGCTGATCGAAGACAATCCTTATTCACCCTTTCCCCAGATGCAGACGACGGAACGTCCGGATGTAGTTGCGGCTAATCTTTTGCAGGGGAAGGCAGCCATTCTGATCGAGGGAACGCCAATTGCTTTGATTGCGCCTACAACCATATTTTCGTTTTTGCATTCTCCCGAAGATTATTATCAGCGCTACTTCATCGGATCGGCTATCCGTTGGCTCCGGTATTTCTTTGCTTTCCTCGCCCTGATTGGCCCGTCCTTTTATGTTGCCATCGTTACATTTCACCAAGAAATGATCCCGACAACTCTCCTGCTCAACATGGCAAAATCCAGGGAGCAAATCCCGTTTCCTGCGCTCGTGGAAGCTTTATTGATGGAAATTATGTTTGAGGCTTTGCGCGAGGCTGGGGTAAGGCTGCCGAAACAAATCGGCTCGGCTGTAAGCATTGTGGGAGCGCTGGTGATAGGACAAGCCGCGATCTCGGCGGGACTTGTTTCGTCGCCTATGGTGATGGTCGTGGCGATTACAGGCATCGCTTCTTTTTTGATCCCGCATTTTGATTTTGGAATCGCCATCCGCCTGCTAAGATTCCCCATGATGCTGCTGGCAGGATTTTTGGGATTTTTTGGATTGATGATCGGCATTACGCTTATCCTCACTCATCTGTTTGCGTTGCGGTCATTTGGAGTACCGTATGTCACGGTGACCAGTTTTACGCATGTCAATCAACTGAAAGATGTTCTGGTTCGTGCTCCCTTCTGGAAAATGAACATAAGACCGAGAACGGGATACTGGAACCGGCAACGTCAGAGTTCAGGCCAACGCCCTGGGCCGGATCGGAGAGGACGCAACTCATGA